A window from Hemicordylus capensis ecotype Gifberg chromosome 2, rHemCap1.1.pri, whole genome shotgun sequence encodes these proteins:
- the GFRA3 gene encoding GDNF family receptor alpha-3 isoform X3: MGLHLLLLLLGLLFSRTGSLLEQPNNCIAAETLCVADPECNATYRILENCSKNKVFLLDHQARRRCLKAEAVIKNTFFQECKCHRHTRKQEEQCLRIYWTVHPSLTPGDFRLEVSPYEGVPNEELSKTKYKKLTTQISGSHIAGDSSNPCLQVTHVCNQDPKCVRLRTLYASICSTGHTCHQHKCHRGLRRFFERVNMNLTKMLLFCPCQDELCGERRRNTIVPECSFQSSIKPNCLLLLDSCLKDNICKSRLADFQDDCKPSSDSCSQSQQAVCLEAYMRMVGTVMTPNYISNSSVDVTLWCSCENSGNQKEDCDQILSSFDSNRCLRSAIQSQMSLNQGHEKMPPEISMYNRNTDSNSVNSGVQLSILTLTLTLLLPLLGPL, from the exons ATGGGgctccacttgctgctgctgctgctggggctgctgttctCCCGAACCG GAAGCCTCCTTGAACAGCCAAACAACTGCATAGCTGCTGAGACCCTTTGTGTAGCTGACCCTGAATGCAATGCCACTTATCGGATACTGGAAAACTGTTCCAAGAACAAAGTCTTCCTTTTGGATCATCAAGCCAGAAGGAGATGCCTAAAGGCAGAAGCAGTTATTAAAAACACTTTTTTTCAAGAATGCAAATGTCACCGGCACACACGAAAGCAGGAGGAGCAGTGTCTGCGTATCTACTGGACTGTCCACCCCTCCTTAACACCGG GTGATTTTCGTTTGGAGGTGTCTCCATATGAAGGTGTACCAAACGAAGAACTCTCAAAGACCAAGTACAAGAAGCTGACAACGCAGATTTCAG GCTCACATATAGCTGGAGACAGCTCAAATCCCTGCCTGCAAGTCACTCATGTTTGCAACCAGGACCCAAAGTGTGTGCGACTGCGCACACTGTATGCCTCTATCTGCAGTACAGGGCACACCTGTCATCAACACAAATGCCACCGAGGACTGAGGCGCTTCTTTGAGAGGGTCAATATGAACCTcaccaagatgctgctcttcTGTCCCTGTCAAGATGAGCTTTGTGGAGAGCGACGTCGGAACACCATTGTCCCCGAGTGCTCTTTTCAGAGCAGCATAAAACCAAACTGCCTCCTCCTGTTGGATTCCTGCCTGAAGGACAACATCTGCAA ATCCCGGCTGGCTGATTTCCAAGACGATTGCAAGCCTTCCTCTGATAGCTGCTCTCAGTCCCAACAAGCTGTATGTCTGGAGGCTTACATGAGGATGGTTG GTACTGTCATGACCCCCAATTACATCAGCAATTCCAGTGTTGATGTCACACTGTGGTGCTCCTGCGAGAACAGTGGCAATCAGAAGGAGGACTGTGACCAAATCCTCAGCTCATTTGACAGCAACAGATGCCTCC GAAGTGCCATTCAGTCTCAGATGAGTCTAAACCAG GGACATGAGAAGATGCCTCCAGAAATTTCTATGTACAACAGAAATACAGATTCTAATTCTGTAAATTCTGGAGTTCAGCTTTCCATACTCACTTTGACCTTGACGCTGCTTCTTCCATTACTTGGTCCACTTTAG
- the GFRA3 gene encoding GDNF family receptor alpha-3 isoform X2 has translation MGLHLLLLLLGLLFSRTGSLLEQPNNCIAAETLCVADPECNATYRILENCSKNKVFLLDHQARRRCLKAEAVIKNTFFQECKCHRHTRKQEEQCLRIYWTVHPSLTPGDFRLEVSPYEGVPNEELSKTKYKKLTTQISGSHIAGDSSNPCLQVTHVCNQDPKCVRLRTLYASICSTGHTCHQHKCHRGLRRFFERVNMNLTKMLLFCPCQDELCGERRRNTIVPECSFQSSIKPNCLLLLDSCLKDNICKSRLADFQDDCKPSSDSCSQSQQAVCLEAYMRMVGTVMTPNYISNSSVDVTLWCSCENSGNQKEDCDQILSSFDSNRCLRSAIQSQMSLNQVNAEYQAELQFTPFLNIQGDGTSTVLTAEMGHEKMPPEISMYNRNTDSNSVNSGVQLSILTLTLTLLLPLLGPL, from the exons ATGGGgctccacttgctgctgctgctgctggggctgctgttctCCCGAACCG GAAGCCTCCTTGAACAGCCAAACAACTGCATAGCTGCTGAGACCCTTTGTGTAGCTGACCCTGAATGCAATGCCACTTATCGGATACTGGAAAACTGTTCCAAGAACAAAGTCTTCCTTTTGGATCATCAAGCCAGAAGGAGATGCCTAAAGGCAGAAGCAGTTATTAAAAACACTTTTTTTCAAGAATGCAAATGTCACCGGCACACACGAAAGCAGGAGGAGCAGTGTCTGCGTATCTACTGGACTGTCCACCCCTCCTTAACACCGG GTGATTTTCGTTTGGAGGTGTCTCCATATGAAGGTGTACCAAACGAAGAACTCTCAAAGACCAAGTACAAGAAGCTGACAACGCAGATTTCAG GCTCACATATAGCTGGAGACAGCTCAAATCCCTGCCTGCAAGTCACTCATGTTTGCAACCAGGACCCAAAGTGTGTGCGACTGCGCACACTGTATGCCTCTATCTGCAGTACAGGGCACACCTGTCATCAACACAAATGCCACCGAGGACTGAGGCGCTTCTTTGAGAGGGTCAATATGAACCTcaccaagatgctgctcttcTGTCCCTGTCAAGATGAGCTTTGTGGAGAGCGACGTCGGAACACCATTGTCCCCGAGTGCTCTTTTCAGAGCAGCATAAAACCAAACTGCCTCCTCCTGTTGGATTCCTGCCTGAAGGACAACATCTGCAA ATCCCGGCTGGCTGATTTCCAAGACGATTGCAAGCCTTCCTCTGATAGCTGCTCTCAGTCCCAACAAGCTGTATGTCTGGAGGCTTACATGAGGATGGTTG GTACTGTCATGACCCCCAATTACATCAGCAATTCCAGTGTTGATGTCACACTGTGGTGCTCCTGCGAGAACAGTGGCAATCAGAAGGAGGACTGTGACCAAATCCTCAGCTCATTTGACAGCAACAGATGCCTCC GAAGTGCCATTCAGTCTCAGATGAGTCTAAACCAGGTGAATGCAGAATATCAGGCGGAGCTGCAGTTCACACCTTTCCTAAACATTCAGGGAGATGGCACCAGCACTGTTCTCACTGCAGAAATG GGACATGAGAAGATGCCTCCAGAAATTTCTATGTACAACAGAAATACAGATTCTAATTCTGTAAATTCTGGAGTTCAGCTTTCCATACTCACTTTGACCTTGACGCTGCTTCTTCCATTACTTGGTCCACTTTAG
- the GFRA3 gene encoding GDNF family receptor alpha-3 isoform X1, which produces MGLHLLLLLLGLLFSRTGSLLEQPNNCIAAETLCVADPECNATYRILENCSKNKVFLLDHQARRRCLKAEAVIKNTFFQECKCHRHTRKQEEQCLRIYWTVHPSLTPGDFRLEVSPYEGVPNEELSKTKYKKLTTQISGSHIAGDSSNPCLQVTHVCNQDPKCVRLRTLYASICSTGHTCHQHKCHRGLRRFFERVNMNLTKMLLFCPCQDELCGERRRNTIVPECSFQSSIKPNCLLLLDSCLKDNICKSRLADFQDDCKPSSDSCSQSQQAVCLEAYMRMVGTVMTPNYISNSSVDVTLWCSCENSGNQKEDCDQILSSFDSNRCLRSAIQSQMSLNQVNAEYQAELQFTPFLNIQGDGTSTVLTAEMVRGHEKMPPEISMYNRNTDSNSVNSGVQLSILTLTLTLLLPLLGPL; this is translated from the exons ATGGGgctccacttgctgctgctgctgctggggctgctgttctCCCGAACCG GAAGCCTCCTTGAACAGCCAAACAACTGCATAGCTGCTGAGACCCTTTGTGTAGCTGACCCTGAATGCAATGCCACTTATCGGATACTGGAAAACTGTTCCAAGAACAAAGTCTTCCTTTTGGATCATCAAGCCAGAAGGAGATGCCTAAAGGCAGAAGCAGTTATTAAAAACACTTTTTTTCAAGAATGCAAATGTCACCGGCACACACGAAAGCAGGAGGAGCAGTGTCTGCGTATCTACTGGACTGTCCACCCCTCCTTAACACCGG GTGATTTTCGTTTGGAGGTGTCTCCATATGAAGGTGTACCAAACGAAGAACTCTCAAAGACCAAGTACAAGAAGCTGACAACGCAGATTTCAG GCTCACATATAGCTGGAGACAGCTCAAATCCCTGCCTGCAAGTCACTCATGTTTGCAACCAGGACCCAAAGTGTGTGCGACTGCGCACACTGTATGCCTCTATCTGCAGTACAGGGCACACCTGTCATCAACACAAATGCCACCGAGGACTGAGGCGCTTCTTTGAGAGGGTCAATATGAACCTcaccaagatgctgctcttcTGTCCCTGTCAAGATGAGCTTTGTGGAGAGCGACGTCGGAACACCATTGTCCCCGAGTGCTCTTTTCAGAGCAGCATAAAACCAAACTGCCTCCTCCTGTTGGATTCCTGCCTGAAGGACAACATCTGCAA ATCCCGGCTGGCTGATTTCCAAGACGATTGCAAGCCTTCCTCTGATAGCTGCTCTCAGTCCCAACAAGCTGTATGTCTGGAGGCTTACATGAGGATGGTTG GTACTGTCATGACCCCCAATTACATCAGCAATTCCAGTGTTGATGTCACACTGTGGTGCTCCTGCGAGAACAGTGGCAATCAGAAGGAGGACTGTGACCAAATCCTCAGCTCATTTGACAGCAACAGATGCCTCC GAAGTGCCATTCAGTCTCAGATGAGTCTAAACCAGGTGAATGCAGAATATCAGGCGGAGCTGCAGTTCACACCTTTCCTAAACATTCAGGGAGATGGCACCAGCACTGTTCTCACTGCAGAAATGGTTCGG GGACATGAGAAGATGCCTCCAGAAATTTCTATGTACAACAGAAATACAGATTCTAATTCTGTAAATTCTGGAGTTCAGCTTTCCATACTCACTTTGACCTTGACGCTGCTTCTTCCATTACTTGGTCCACTTTAG